Proteins found in one Clostridium kluyveri DSM 555 genomic segment:
- a CDS encoding cell wall-binding repeat-containing protein, with the protein MGINTERISGSDRYATSLAVAKQISSPGQVFIVSGKGFADGISISSYAALSESPILLTDGSQLSDGALQYIKDHKSTPYIIGGIGVVNDSIVKNLGAERISGPDRYATNLAILNKFDDKYNLSNIYLASGSEFADALCGSATAGEENAPVVLLDKNNSSDIKNYIKSKTANTNQIDILGGEGVVSQDIINQILQ; encoded by the coding sequence ATGGGAATAAATACAGAGAGAATATCCGGTTCAGACAGATATGCTACTTCACTTGCAGTTGCAAAACAAATAAGTAGCCCTGGACAGGTATTTATAGTTTCTGGAAAAGGATTTGCAGATGGCATATCTATATCATCTTATGCAGCCTTGTCAGAAAGTCCTATACTTTTGACAGATGGCAGCCAGTTAAGTGATGGTGCCTTGCAATATATAAAGGACCATAAAAGTACACCATACATAATTGGTGGAATTGGAGTTGTAAATGACAGCATAGTGAAAAATTTAGGAGCCGAAAGGATATCAGGCCCAGATAGATATGCTACCAATCTTGCCATATTAAATAAATTTGATGATAAATACAATTTATCCAATATTTATCTTGCCTCAGGAAGTGAATTTGCAGATGCTCTCTGTGGTTCTGCTACAGCCGGCGAAGAAAATGCACCAGTTGTATTACTTGATAAAAATAATTCTAGTGATATAAAAAATTATATTAAATCAAAAACAGCAAATACCAATCAGATTGATATTCTGGGAGGAGAAGGAGTAGTATCTCAAGATATTATTAATCAGATTTTACAATGA
- the bioB gene encoding biotin synthase BioB: MKEFIKYLEKNILKEEDIGFKEAMKLSKCEEVGDIKQLCHSADNIRDFFCGVEVDLCTIMNAKSGRCTEDCKFCAQSGHYKTNVENYELVSKEEALKLARENENEGVNRFSLVTSGKGIRGKDFEKVLDIYKELNKENRIDLCASLGILEYEDLIRLKQCGVTMYHHNLETSREYYKEICTTHSYDERIDTINAVKKAGLQVCSGGIIGLGESFEDRVRLAFQLKELEAKSIPINVLNPVKGTPLESAPKLSQNEILKTIAIFRFVNSKAFIRLAGGRNLIDGFGENCFYAGANATITGNYLTTSGNKICDDKKMINKLKLKIRKNVHKEKKMF; this comes from the coding sequence ATGAAAGAATTTATAAAGTATTTAGAGAAAAATATTCTTAAGGAAGAAGATATAGGTTTTAAAGAAGCTATGAAATTGTCAAAGTGTGAAGAGGTAGGGGATATAAAACAGTTATGCCATAGTGCAGATAATATACGGGATTTTTTTTGCGGTGTGGAAGTAGATCTATGTACTATAATGAATGCAAAGTCAGGACGTTGTACTGAAGATTGCAAGTTCTGTGCCCAGTCTGGACATTATAAAACCAATGTAGAAAATTATGAACTGGTCTCGAAAGAAGAAGCTTTAAAATTGGCAAGGGAAAATGAAAATGAAGGAGTAAATAGATTTTCTCTGGTTACAAGTGGTAAGGGAATTCGTGGAAAAGATTTTGAAAAGGTATTGGATATATATAAAGAACTAAATAAAGAGAATAGAATAGATCTGTGTGCTTCACTTGGTATATTGGAATATGAAGATTTGATTAGATTGAAACAATGCGGGGTAACAATGTATCATCATAACTTAGAAACCAGCAGAGAATATTATAAGGAAATATGTACAACCCATAGCTACGATGAAAGAATAGATACTATAAATGCAGTGAAAAAAGCAGGGCTTCAGGTATGCTCCGGGGGAATTATTGGACTTGGGGAGAGTTTTGAAGATAGAGTTAGATTAGCTTTTCAGCTTAAGGAGCTTGAGGCCAAATCCATTCCCATAAATGTATTGAATCCAGTTAAAGGAACACCACTAGAAAGTGCTCCTAAGTTAAGTCAAAATGAAATATTGAAGACCATAGCAATTTTTAGATTCGTAAATTCTAAAGCTTTTATAAGACTTGCAGGAGGAAGAAATCTTATAGATGGTTTTGGAGAAAATTGTTTTTATGCAGGAGCCAATGCTACAATCACAGGAAACTATCTAACCACATCGGGAAATAAGATATGTGATGATAAGAAGATGATAAATAAATTGAAATTGAAGATCAGAAAAAATGTGCATAAGGAAAAAAAGATGTTCTAA
- a CDS encoding YibE/F family protein codes for MIRYSKIFQVSIFLIVVLLFGIFLYYFNVSNPVTYNKQNGKSYIRYEKAEVLSVKNNSLTQFKQSKNIYFGTQEAQIKILSGEHKDEVKKVTNYLSDTHNVYLRPNMKIIVDISTANGGKYGVTVYNYYRANTQYIFIFVFFAAICIIGGKKGVRSVLGLVFTLTCIIFLFVPMLYRGYSPILASIIVIIITTCVTLFLLNSWSAKTLSAILGTISGVIIAGIIELIFGHFAHLTGLNLTGVESLNMISNVSGMKVYQLLTAGILIASVGAVMDLSISIASSIQEIYTSNPNVNKKELFKSGMNVGKDMMGTMANTLILAFTGASLTMLIIIYSYNVSYNQLINMDMVSLEIIQGLTGSMAIIFTVPIVSFISAEIITRFLGEINEKDKL; via the coding sequence ATGATTAGATATTCAAAGATATTTCAAGTATCAATTTTTTTAATAGTGGTATTATTATTTGGTATTTTTTTGTACTATTTTAATGTAAGTAATCCTGTAACATATAATAAGCAAAATGGCAAATCTTATATAAGGTATGAAAAAGCAGAAGTATTATCCGTAAAAAACAATTCTTTAACACAATTTAAACAATCTAAAAATATATATTTTGGTACTCAGGAGGCTCAAATCAAAATTCTTTCAGGAGAACATAAAGATGAGGTTAAAAAAGTAACAAATTATTTAAGTGACACTCATAATGTATATCTAAGACCTAACATGAAAATAATAGTAGATATTTCTACAGCTAATGGTGGCAAATATGGTGTGACAGTATATAACTATTACAGAGCTAATACTCAATATATATTTATATTTGTTTTTTTTGCTGCCATTTGTATAATAGGCGGAAAAAAGGGAGTTAGATCTGTATTAGGTCTTGTATTTACATTAACCTGTATTATATTTTTATTTGTACCCATGTTATATAGGGGCTATTCTCCAATTTTAGCCTCGATTATAGTAATAATTATAACAACCTGTGTTACACTATTTTTATTAAATAGCTGGAGTGCAAAGACTTTATCAGCTATATTAGGTACCATATCTGGCGTTATAATTGCAGGGATAATTGAACTTATATTTGGCCACTTTGCCCATTTGACAGGTCTTAATTTAACTGGAGTTGAAAGTCTCAATATGATTTCTAATGTATCTGGTATGAAAGTATATCAATTGTTAACTGCAGGAATTTTAATAGCATCTGTAGGAGCTGTAATGGACCTTAGTATATCAATAGCTTCTTCTATACAGGAAATATATACATCTAATCCTAATGTAAATAAAAAAGAGTTATTTAAGTCAGGAATGAATGTAGGAAAAGATATGATGGGCACTATGGCCAATACTTTAATTTTAGCTTTTACAGGGGCATCACTTACTATGCTCATAATAATTTATTCTTATAATGTAAGTTATAATCAACTTATTAACATGGATATGGTAAGTTTAGAAATAATCCAGGGATTAACTGGTAGTATGGCAATAATCTTCACAGTTCCCATAGTTTCATTTATTTCAGCAGAAATTATTACAAGATTTTTAGGTGAAATAAACGAGAAAGATAAATTGTAA
- a CDS encoding fibronectin type III domain-containing protein translates to MKQYAEKIALFFLCFSFILSSLIIPIPVSAETTTTQSISIDKTTASADDTIKDVTFAPGKDQSQLNFTWYSKSTSETQVQVALKSDMSGSEFPVDKAQTFNGEKSNGNDRYTSNKVTVTGLKQGVEYVYRVGDGTN, encoded by the coding sequence ATGAAACAGTATGCAGAAAAAATAGCATTATTTTTTCTATGCTTTTCGTTTATACTTTCAAGTCTGATAATACCCATACCTGTTAGTGCTGAAACTACAACAACCCAAAGTATCAGTATAGATAAAACAACAGCCTCTGCAGATGATACTATTAAAGATGTAACCTTTGCACCTGGAAAGGATCAATCTCAATTAAATTTCACATGGTATTCCAAAAGTACTTCAGAGACACAGGTACAGGTTGCTTTAAAGTCTGATATGAGTGGAAGCGAATTTCCTGTAGATAAAGCTCAAACATTCAATGGAGAAAAATCTAATGGAAATGATAGATATACTTCTAATAAGGTCACAGTAACAGGATTAAAACAGGGCGTAGAATATGTATATCGTGTAGGTGACGGAACTAATTAG
- a CDS encoding methyl-accepting chemotaxis protein, which yields MEKILESFLEVVPVLKDILQEDLLVAVADTNEFLYYRRGDTLDLHIKIGQKLSVDEPLYKTIHDGKIYVVTVAEEVYGVPFKSVSYPIKNSQGKVIGGVGIGKSLTGHLKVEQATESMFSSLQQTNASIEEIAVNSQKLLCSMNNIVDSAESTGEKIKETDGILNIITGISSQSNLLALNAAIEAARAGEAGRGFSVVADEMRKLSQISGESAKKISQLLLEMRGAIDEVIKEINSTKLMAESQAASTEEITSTLEGITSNSEVLVNMTKNV from the coding sequence ATGGAAAAAATACTTGAATCATTTTTAGAAGTTGTACCTGTATTAAAAGATATTTTGCAGGAGGATCTATTAGTAGCTGTAGCAGATACTAATGAATTTTTGTATTATCGCAGGGGAGATACTCTTGATCTCCATATTAAAATCGGACAGAAGTTGTCTGTGGATGAGCCATTATATAAAACAATTCATGATGGTAAAATATACGTTGTCACGGTAGCAGAAGAAGTATATGGAGTACCATTTAAGTCTGTTTCATATCCAATTAAAAATTCGCAAGGAAAAGTTATTGGTGGGGTTGGCATAGGCAAGAGTTTAACTGGCCACTTAAAAGTGGAACAGGCAACGGAAAGTATGTTTAGTTCATTACAACAGACAAATGCAAGTATAGAGGAAATTGCGGTTAATTCACAAAAGCTTTTATGTTCAATGAATAATATTGTAGACTCTGCTGAATCCACAGGAGAAAAGATAAAAGAGACAGATGGAATACTGAATATTATCACAGGCATATCTTCTCAGTCCAACTTGCTGGCTTTAAATGCAGCTATTGAAGCTGCAAGAGCAGGAGAGGCGGGAAGAGGTTTTTCAGTTGTTGCAGATGAAATGCGAAAGCTTTCCCAAATAAGTGGGGAATCGGCAAAGAAAATATCACAACTACTTTTAGAAATGAGAGGAGCTATAGATGAAGTCATTAAAGAAATAAACAGTACAAAACTTATGGCTGAATCACAGGCTGCATCCACAGAAGAAATAACTTCCACATTAGAGGGAATTACTTCTAATTCAGAAGTATTAGTGAATATGACTAAAAATGTATAA